The following proteins are encoded in a genomic region of Anaerolineae bacterium:
- a CDS encoding DEAD/DEAH box helicase: MQPGSLVRYREREWVVLPSPNPPLLLLRPIGGSSREICGVIAPLAELAGYTLPYERIEPAQFPLPSPDDVQDHAAVRLLLAGARLLLREGAAPFRSLGRLSFRPRPYQFVPLLMALRLDKVRVLIADDVGVGKTIEAGLVARELLDRGEVSRMAVLCPPYLCDQWQRELREKFHMDAVVIRSGTLARLERDPQKPPDVSVFQHYRYFVASIDLVKADRYRAAFLQHCPELVLVDEAHGAAQPPSGRRGRAQQQRHRLLKELADDQERHLILLTATPHSGIEESFLSILGLLRPEFGRLSLAQLHEGDRWRLARHFVQRRRGDVLKWMGEETPFPERDDHNSEQPYHFSIEYRRFYGEVYDFASEMVRSAETLTGWRKRMRFWSALALLRCITSSPAAAEAALLKRMADDDGRPAASLEALEVATDEELEETFEPVVYDPLEIETAVDAQPSSVFDAQEQDDTWGGGDRRKLRQFAHQAHRLRGDADNKLLTSVKVVGDLLQASFQPIVWCRYIATADYVAAELQKRLEGRFSNLRVASVTGLLSDEERQIKVADLARAKNRVLVATDCLSEGINLQEHFNAVVHYDLPWNPNRLEQREGRVDRFGQPSPVVKVALIYGQDNPVDGAVLDVLLRKAREIRRDLGIHVPVPVDSEGVMEAVLRSLFTRASYGTQLSLFDQPGDVATIVRQVQEEQDRAAQREKESRTRFAQHAIRPDEVEGELRQTDAVLGDPAAVRDFLLDASQRLGFSLSQRGSGRWEVGLAGLPASVRQRLGAVPDPWPITFTSPTPAGLDYVGRNHPFVEALAEYLLDLAFHPQPSLRPVSRCGVVRTGQVQRRTVLLLLRLRYLQYEGRDDRPNLTEETLAWGFQGLPPSLSPIPFEEARQLLDAVQAVGNVPPTEKREVTEEVLSWWPQLQPTLEELLRQRAAHLARAHQRLRQAPRQATVRLEPQMPPDLLGLLVLLPVPEGVRG; this comes from the coding sequence ATGCAACCAGGTTCCCTTGTCCGCTACCGCGAACGCGAGTGGGTGGTGCTCCCCTCGCCCAACCCGCCATTGCTGCTGCTCCGGCCCATCGGCGGCAGCAGCCGCGAGATCTGCGGGGTCATTGCCCCTCTCGCTGAACTGGCCGGCTACACTCTGCCCTACGAGCGCATCGAGCCGGCCCAGTTCCCCTTGCCCTCCCCCGATGATGTGCAGGACCATGCCGCCGTGCGCTTGCTGCTGGCGGGGGCCAGGCTGCTGCTGCGGGAGGGGGCTGCTCCTTTCCGGTCTCTGGGTCGCCTGTCGTTTCGCCCCCGGCCCTACCAGTTCGTGCCCCTGCTCATGGCCCTGCGGCTGGACAAGGTGCGAGTCCTCATTGCCGACGACGTCGGCGTGGGCAAGACTATCGAGGCCGGGCTCGTCGCCAGAGAGCTTCTGGACCGGGGTGAGGTGAGCCGAATGGCCGTCCTCTGCCCGCCCTACCTGTGCGACCAGTGGCAGAGGGAGCTGCGGGAGAAGTTCCATATGGATGCGGTCGTCATCCGCTCCGGCACCCTGGCGCGCCTGGAACGCGACCCCCAGAAGCCTCCTGATGTCAGCGTCTTCCAGCATTACCGTTACTTCGTGGCCAGCATTGATCTGGTCAAGGCTGACCGTTACCGGGCCGCCTTCTTGCAGCACTGCCCGGAGCTGGTGCTGGTGGATGAAGCTCACGGTGCCGCCCAGCCACCCAGCGGCCGCCGCGGTCGAGCGCAGCAACAGCGACACCGGCTGCTAAAGGAGCTGGCGGACGACCAGGAGCGCCACCTGATCCTGCTCACCGCTACCCCGCACAGCGGCATCGAGGAGTCCTTCCTTTCCATCCTGGGGCTGCTGCGGCCGGAGTTCGGCAGGCTGAGCCTGGCTCAACTGCACGAAGGCGATCGGTGGCGGCTGGCCCGTCACTTTGTGCAGCGCCGCCGGGGAGACGTGCTCAAGTGGATGGGCGAGGAGACCCCCTTCCCCGAGCGCGACGACCACAACTCCGAGCAGCCCTATCACTTCTCCATCGAGTACCGGCGCTTCTACGGGGAGGTCTACGACTTTGCCAGCGAGATGGTGCGCTCCGCCGAGACCCTCACCGGCTGGCGCAAGCGCATGCGCTTCTGGTCGGCTCTCGCCCTGCTTCGCTGCATCACTTCCTCGCCCGCTGCAGCCGAGGCGGCCCTTCTCAAGCGCATGGCCGACGACGATGGCCGGCCAGCGGCCAGCTTAGAGGCTCTGGAGGTGGCCACTGACGAGGAACTGGAGGAGACCTTCGAGCCGGTGGTATATGACCCGCTGGAGATCGAAACCGCGGTGGACGCCCAGCCCTCCAGCGTCTTCGACGCTCAGGAGCAGGACGACACCTGGGGCGGCGGCGACCGGCGCAAGCTGCGCCAGTTCGCCCATCAGGCTCACCGCCTGCGGGGCGATGCCGACAACAAGCTCCTCACCTCGGTGAAAGTTGTGGGGGATCTGCTGCAAGCGAGCTTCCAGCCTATCGTCTGGTGCCGTTATATTGCCACCGCTGACTATGTGGCCGCGGAGCTGCAGAAGCGCCTGGAAGGACGCTTCTCTAACTTGAGGGTGGCATCCGTCACCGGGCTGCTCTCGGACGAGGAGCGCCAGATCAAAGTGGCTGACCTTGCCCGGGCCAAGAACCGGGTGTTGGTGGCCACCGACTGCTTGAGCGAGGGCATCAACCTGCAGGAGCACTTCAACGCCGTGGTGCACTATGACTTGCCCTGGAACCCCAACCGCTTGGAGCAGCGCGAGGGGCGGGTCGACCGCTTCGGCCAGCCGTCCCCGGTGGTGAAGGTGGCCCTCATCTATGGCCAAGACAACCCCGTGGACGGGGCAGTGCTGGACGTGCTCCTGCGCAAGGCGCGGGAGATACGGCGCGACCTGGGCATCCATGTGCCCGTGCCCGTGGACAGCGAGGGTGTGATGGAAGCGGTCCTGCGTTCCCTGTTCACCCGTGCCAGCTACGGTACTCAGCTCAGCCTGTTCGACCAGCCTGGCGATGTCGCTACCATAGTGCGGCAGGTGCAGGAGGAGCAGGACCGCGCCGCGCAACGCGAGAAGGAGAGCCGCACCCGCTTCGCCCAGCACGCCATCAGGCCGGACGAGGTGGAGGGGGAGCTGCGCCAGACGGATGCGGTGCTGGGCGACCCAGCGGCAGTGCGCGACTTCCTCCTCGATGCCTCCCAGCGCTTGGGGTTCAGCCTCAGCCAACGAGGTAGCGGCCGCTGGGAGGTCGGCCTCGCCGGGCTGCCGGCAAGCGTACGCCAACGCCTGGGCGCTGTTCCCGACCCCTGGCCTATCACCTTCACCTCGCCCACGCCGGCAGGGCTCGACTATGTGGGCCGCAACCACCCCTTCGTCGAGGCTCTGGCGGAATACCTTCTCGACCTGGCTTTCCACCCCCAGCCATCCCTGCGACCGGTGAGCCGCTGCGGCGTCGTGCGCACCGGCCAGGTGCAGCGGCGAACCGTGCTTCTCCTCCTGCGCCTGCGCTACCTGCAATACGAAGGGCGCGATGACAGACCCAACCTGACTGAGGAGACGCTGGCCTGGGGTTTTCAGGGTCTGCCGCCATCTCTCTCCCCCATTCCCTTCGAGGAAGCGAGGCAGTTGCTGGATGCTGTGCAAGCCGTAGGGAACGTGCCGCCAACGGAAAAGCGAGAGGTAACCGAAGAAGTCCTTTCCTGGTGGCCTCAGTTGCAGCCCACGCTGGAGGAACTGCTCCGGCAGAGGGCTGCCCACCTGGCGCGCGCCCATCAGCGCCTACGCCAGGCCCCGCGACAGGCGACGGTGCGCCTGGAGCCGCAGATGCCGCCGGACCTCCTGGGCCTGCTGGTGCTGTTGCCGGTTCCTGAGGGGGTGAGAGGGTGA